The Pseudanabaena galeata CCNP1313 genome includes a region encoding these proteins:
- a CDS encoding protein kinase domain-containing protein: protein MLDQMLMDRFRIVKQIGFGAFGETFLADDTHKRLSNQSSSQCVVKRLITQTDPAHIAITRQMFEREASKLDDLNHSGIPKLIAYFEDNGQFYLVQEFIDGHPLSDEINHTVKWSESRTRGLLREVLEILAYVHSHGSIHRDLKPSNIMRRRANDKIVLIDFGAVREVQQNQTNVAVGLASGTIAIGTLGYMPAEQTQGRPCFASDIYAVGCMAIEALTAEAPYGYGFEQDAETGEFSWRHKAQVSDDFVEYIDKMVRYDFRQRYRNAEQALTALQSLKPMAPPPTTIIVTQPDAALPSPNESKTVEPTQVTTPQPDLQLTEPLASLPDSASSSTIVTASEPKSESTASTIVTSPDVQHEASPVKLAQAVETTQSIEPKQENQAPSETTPNLSISPTKPTTENLSLATETIKPTASHQLINSNYGYQPPKNIDVTPKLSQKKQDLPTEEDSKKQKTLLSLGVIGAIIGFFALVGNLQNQGSQYSSSSSYTRPQVIPTPDSNATNSTVSSPSVTTSPSLTPKSTESPKPIEAPKPPTSAETPKANASPNASANYSSGAKQIDTEVRQGNQYKELYDATGGISYISLVEIETCKALDQGVNFKDLITALNKEFDKQANSIPAEKLTKLKEYTGLVSAASILYSCPKHMDKASKSLDK from the coding sequence ATGCTTGATCAAATGCTGATGGATCGCTTTCGGATCGTTAAACAGATTGGCTTTGGTGCTTTTGGCGAGACATTTTTGGCTGATGATACTCACAAACGTCTTAGCAATCAATCTAGTTCTCAATGCGTGGTCAAGCGACTAATTACCCAAACTGATCCTGCTCATATTGCGATTACAAGGCAGATGTTTGAGCGTGAAGCCTCTAAGTTGGATGATCTTAATCATTCAGGTATTCCTAAACTGATTGCCTATTTTGAAGATAATGGACAGTTTTACCTAGTTCAAGAGTTTATTGATGGTCATCCGCTCTCGGATGAGATTAACCATACTGTCAAATGGTCAGAATCAAGGACTAGAGGTTTACTACGTGAAGTATTAGAGATTTTGGCGTATGTCCATAGTCACGGTTCTATCCATCGAGATCTAAAACCTAGTAATATCATGCGCCGCCGAGCTAATGACAAGATTGTGCTGATTGACTTTGGTGCAGTGCGTGAGGTGCAGCAAAACCAGACTAATGTGGCGGTTGGTTTGGCGAGTGGCACGATCGCGATCGGTACGCTTGGATATATGCCTGCGGAACAAACTCAAGGTAGACCATGTTTTGCGAGTGACATCTATGCAGTTGGTTGTATGGCGATCGAGGCTCTGACAGCTGAAGCTCCCTATGGTTATGGATTTGAGCAAGATGCAGAAACGGGTGAGTTTAGCTGGCGGCACAAGGCTCAGGTGAGTGATGATTTTGTGGAATATATCGACAAGATGGTGCGCTATGACTTCCGCCAAAGATATCGCAATGCTGAACAAGCTCTAACAGCTTTGCAAAGCCTCAAACCGATGGCTCCACCACCAACGACGATCATCGTTACCCAACCAGATGCGGCTCTTCCATCACCCAATGAATCTAAAACTGTAGAACCAACTCAAGTAACTACTCCACAGCCAGATTTACAATTAACTGAGCCTTTAGCCTCTCTACCAGACTCAGCTTCTTCTTCAACGATAGTCACTGCATCAGAACCTAAGTCTGAGTCAACGGCTTCAACTATTGTCACTAGTCCAGATGTTCAGCATGAAGCATCGCCTGTAAAACTAGCGCAAGCTGTAGAGACAACTCAATCAATTGAACCAAAGCAAGAGAATCAAGCACCATCAGAAACTACACCAAACTTGTCCATTTCTCCAACCAAACCAACTACTGAAAACCTATCACTAGCAACAGAGACGATAAAACCTACAGCATCACATCAATTAATCAATTCAAATTATGGATATCAGCCACCCAAAAACATAGATGTAACACCAAAACTTTCACAGAAAAAACAAGATTTGCCAACAGAAGAAGATTCTAAAAAACAAAAAACTCTGCTTAGCTTAGGCGTAATCGGAGCAATAATCGGTTTTTTTGCACTAGTTGGAAATTTGCAAAACCAAGGTTCTCAATACAGTTCTTCTTCAAGCTATACAAGACCACAAGTAATACCTACCCCTGATAGTAATGCAACAAATTCTACAGTTTCTTCGCCATCAGTCACAACTTCGCCGTCTCTTACACCTAAGTCTACAGAATCACCTAAGCCCATAGAAGCACCTAAACCACCTACTTCTGCTGAGACACCTAAAGCTAACGCTTCTCCGAATGCCAGTGCTAATTATTCTTCAGGAGCTAAACAGATTGATACTGAAGTTAGACAAGGTAATCAATATAAGGAACTATATGATGCAACTGGTGGTATCAGCTATATCAGTTTAGTTGAGATAGAAACTTGTAAGGCTTTAGATCAAGGTGTCAACTTCAAAGATCTGATTACTGCACTCAATAAAGAATTTGATAAACAGGCAAATTCAATACCAGCAGAGAAACTAACAAAGTTGAAGGAGTATACAGGTTTAGTTAGCGCAGCTAGTATCCTTTACTCTTGTCCTAAGCATATGGATAAAGCTTCCAAGTCATTGGATAAATAA
- the cobO gene encoding cob(I)yrinic acid a,c-diamide adenosyltransferase, producing MTELTAEQHRTKMQRRQEVQHQRVAERKLEKGLIIINTGDGKGKTTAALGMVLRSLGHGYKVAIVQFIKGAWEPAEKKVFEMWQDQLVFQALGEGFTWETQDRDRDIAKTKEAWEVGLGYIKNPEYKLVLLDEVNIALKLGYLDVETVIAGLKEKPADSHVILTGRGAPPELIEVADLVTRMELVKHPFREQGVKAQAGIEF from the coding sequence ATGACTGAACTTACCGCCGAACAACATCGCACCAAGATGCAACGCCGCCAAGAGGTACAACATCAGCGAGTCGCAGAGCGTAAACTCGAAAAAGGGCTGATCATTATCAACACTGGTGATGGCAAAGGCAAAACGACCGCCGCTTTGGGGATGGTATTGCGATCGCTAGGGCATGGATATAAAGTCGCGATCGTCCAATTTATCAAAGGTGCGTGGGAACCTGCGGAAAAGAAAGTTTTTGAAATGTGGCAGGATCAACTCGTTTTTCAGGCTTTGGGCGAAGGCTTCACATGGGAAACCCAAGACCGCGATCGCGATATTGCCAAAACTAAAGAAGCTTGGGAAGTGGGGCTGGGCTATATCAAAAATCCTGAATACAAACTAGTTTTGCTAGACGAGGTAAATATTGCTCTCAAACTCGGCTATCTTGATGTGGAAACGGTAATTGCTGGTTTAAAAGAGAAACCTGCTGATTCCCATGTGATTCTCACTGGTCGAGGCGCACCTCCTGAACTAATTGAAGTTGCTGACTTAGTAACGAGAATGGAACTTGTCAAACATCCTTTTAGAGAGCAAGGTGTCAAAGCTCAAGCAGGAATAGAGTTTTAG
- a CDS encoding Gfo/Idh/MocA family protein, with protein sequence MTKIGVGIIGTGFGQLIHIPALQIHPDTEVAAVYHRDRLKAQQIADKFNIPHACDRLEDLLALPQVQAVTISTPPSFHYEQAKAAIEAGKHILLEKPVTMNFQEAIALYRLAQELQVITATDFEFRCVPQWRYFKHLLDQNHVGKKRLIQIDWLVQGRADPNRVWNWYSQKAFGGGALGAIGSHAFDYVRWLFGDIKSLSGQLSTGITERPDTDGVMRPVDADDTCNILLELADGTPCNISLSTVTYRGRGHWLTVYGENGTLVLGSSNQADYVHGFSLRQGKIDRTDMEILPIPTEYDLPKTYTDGRLAPVLSICDRWVKSIQSGQPMTPSLYEGAWSQLLMDLTQESHLQKKWMDVPLSI encoded by the coding sequence ATGACAAAAATTGGTGTTGGCATTATTGGAACAGGATTTGGACAGCTTATCCATATTCCTGCTCTACAAATTCATCCTGATACAGAAGTTGCGGCGGTGTATCATCGCGATCGCCTCAAAGCTCAGCAAATAGCTGATAAATTTAACATTCCCCATGCTTGCGATCGCCTTGAAGATTTACTTGCACTGCCACAAGTCCAAGCTGTCACCATCTCCACACCGCCAAGTTTTCATTATGAGCAGGCAAAAGCAGCGATCGAAGCGGGCAAGCATATTTTGCTAGAAAAGCCTGTGACCATGAATTTTCAAGAGGCGATCGCTCTCTATCGTCTTGCTCAAGAACTTCAAGTCATCACTGCCACTGATTTTGAATTTCGTTGTGTTCCGCAATGGCGATATTTCAAACATCTATTAGACCAGAATCATGTGGGCAAAAAAAGACTAATTCAAATTGATTGGCTAGTGCAAGGACGCGCCGATCCTAATCGGGTTTGGAATTGGTATAGCCAAAAAGCTTTTGGTGGTGGTGCATTAGGTGCGATCGGTTCCCATGCCTTTGATTATGTACGTTGGCTATTTGGCGATATCAAAAGTCTCTCAGGTCAACTCAGCACAGGCATTACTGAACGCCCCGATACTGATGGTGTTATGCGTCCCGTCGATGCCGATGATACCTGTAATATTCTCTTAGAACTAGCCGATGGAACTCCCTGTAATATTTCTCTCAGTACTGTCACCTATCGCGGTCGGGGGCATTGGCTAACGGTTTATGGTGAAAATGGAACCTTAGTGCTAGGCAGTTCCAATCAAGCTGATTATGTGCATGGCTTCAGTTTGCGACAAGGCAAAATCGATCGCACCGACATGGAAATCCTACCAATTCCGACTGAATATGACCTTCCAAAAACCTATACTGATGGTCGGCTTGCACCTGTGCTGTCCATATGCGATCGCTGGGTCAAGTCAATTCAATCAGGTCAACCCATGACTCCGAGTCTTTACGAAGGTGCTTGGTCACAGTTGCTCATGGATTTAACCCAAGAGTCTCACCTACAAAAAAAATGGATGGATGTACCTTTGTCGATCTAA